The following coding sequences lie in one Benincasa hispida cultivar B227 chromosome 6, ASM972705v1, whole genome shotgun sequence genomic window:
- the LOC120079743 gene encoding peroxisomal fatty acid beta-oxidation multifunctional protein AIM1: MAEASITMEVGNDGVALITLSNPPVNALARTMFPALKSKFDEAMRRNDVKAVVLTGEGGRFSGGFDINVFEKIHKTGDVSLLPDVSVEIAVNTMEDAKKPIVAAIEGLALGGGLEMALASHARIAVPKVQLGLPELSLGVIPGFGGTQRLPRLIGLSKAIEMMLLSKTITSEEGEKLGLIDAVVSPNELMKVARKWALDIADRRKPWIRTLHRTDRIGSLAEARLVLKSAREQAKKIAPNTPQHLACIDVIEEGIIHGGYSGVLKEDKVFRELVVTDSAKGLVHVFFSQRLLSKVPNVTDRGLKPRQVKKVAVIGGGLMGSGIATALILSNIHVVLKEINAEYLQKGIKTIEANLRGFVVKGKLTQDKANKALLILKGSLDYSEFKDVDMVIEAVVENVPLKQKIFSEIEKVCPAHCILATNTSTIDLNLVGEKTRSIDRIIGAHFFSPAHVMPLLEIVRTERTSPQVILDLMTVGKIIKKVPVVVGNRTGFAVNRTFFPYAQAAHFLVNLGVDPIRIDRVITNFGLPLGPLQLQDLSGYGVATAVWKEFSAAFPDRVLVSPLIDLMRKNGRDGKNNGRGFYIYEKGSKPKPDPSILPILEESRRIANLMPGGKPISISDQQILEMVLFPVVNEGCRVVEEGIVVRPSDLNVATVLGMSFPSYRGGLLFWGDLVGPKHVYGSLKKWSEQYGDFFKPSKYLEERVAKGIPLSEADSENAASRSRL; the protein is encoded by the exons ATGGCGGAGGCTTCAATCACCATGGAGGTTGGAAATGATGGCGTTGCTTTGATCACTTTGTCTAATCCTCCTGTAAACGCTCTAGCAAGGACCA TGTTTCCTGCCTTGAAGTCGAAATTTGATGAGGCGATGAGGAGAAATGATGTGAAGGCTGTTGTTTTAACTG GCGAAGGAGGAAGGTTCTCCGGTGGATTTGACATCAATGTTTTTGAGAAGATTCACAAGACTG GGGACGTATCCCTCCTCCCTGATGTCAGTGTTGAGATTGCAGTCAACACAATGGAAG ATGCCAAGAAGCCAATTGTTGCTGCAATCGAAGGACTTGCTTTGGGGGGAGGGTTAGAAATGGCTTTG GCAAGTCATGCACGTATTGCTGTACCTAAAGTTCAGCTTGGTTTACCAGAGTTGTCACTTGGCGTAATTCCTGGGTTTGGAG GCACTCAACGACTTCCCAGACTTATAGGTCTATCAAAAGCTATTGAAATGATGCTG TTATCTAAAACAATCACGTCTGAAGAAGGAGAGAAGCTAGGTCTTATTGATGCTGTTGTCAGTCCAAATGAGTTGATGAAAGTAGCTAGAAAGTGGGCACTAGATATTGCTGATAGACGCAAACCATGGATCCGTACTCTTCACCGGACAGACAGAATTGGGTCCCTGGCTGAAGCTCGTTTGGTATTAAAATCGGCTAGGGAGCAAGCAAAAAAGATAGCGCCAAACACACCACAGCACCTTGCTTGTATTGATGTTATTGAAGAGGGAATAATTCATGGAGGATATAGTGGAGTTCTAAAG GAGGACAAAGTATTCAGGGAACTTGTAGTTACAGACAGTGCAAAAGGTCTTGTTCACGTCTTTTTTTCCCAGCGTTTGTTATCAAAG GTACCAAATGTAACTGATCGTGGCCTTAAACCAAGACAAGTGAAGAAAGTTGCTGTTATTGGAGGTGGTTTAATGGGTTCCGGCATAGCAACAGCTCTTATTTTAAGCAACATCCATGTTGTTCTTAAGGAAATCAATGCTGAATATCTTCAAAAGGGAATAAAAACTATTGAAG CAAATCTTAGAGGCTTTGTAGTGAAAGGCAAGCTGACACAAGATAAGGCAAATAAAGCTCTTCTGATTCTTAAAGGTTCATTGGATTATTCAGAATTCAAAGATGTGGATATGGTGATTGAG GCGGTTGTTGAGAATGTCCCccttaaacaaaaaatatttagtGAAATTGAGAAAGTATGCCCTGCTCACTGCATATTGGCAACAAATACCTCAACTATCGACCTGAATCTAGTTGGAGAAAAAACCAGATCCATTGATCGAATCATTGGAGCACATTTTTTCAG CCCTGCCCACGTGATGCCCCTCCTAGAAATTGTTCGGACAGAAAGGACTTCTCCACAAGTGATTCTTGATCTTATGACAGTTGGGAAAATCATAAAGAAGGTTCCTGTTGTTGTGGGCAACCGCACTGGATTTGCAGTCAATCGCACATTTTTCCCATATGCTCAGGCTGCACATTTTTTGGTTAACTTAGGTGTAGACCCAATCAGAATTGACCGGGTGATCACCAATTTTGGTCTTCCCCTGGGCCCTCTCCA GCTTCAGGATTTAAGTGGATATGGAGTGGCAACTGCAGTATGGAAAGAATTTTCTGCTGCATTTCCGGATCGTGTTTTGGTCTCACCTTTGATTGACCTAATGCGGAAAAATGGGCGTGATG GTAAAAACAATGGTCGGGGTTTCTATATTTATGAGAAAGGAAGCAAACCAAAGCCCGATCCTTCAATTTTACCTATTCTGGAGGAGTCTAGGCGCATTGCCAACCTTATGCCCGGTGGAAAG CCTATATCCATTTCTGACCAGCAAATTTTGGAAATGGTACTCTTTCCTGTGGTAAATGAGGGATGTCGTGTGGTGGAAGAAGGAATCGTCGTTAGGCCGTCCGACCTTAATGTTGCAACTGTTCTTGGAATGAGCTTTCCTTCCTATCG CGGCGGTCTCCTGTTTTGGGGAGATTTGGTTGGGcctaaacatgtatatggaagTCTCAAGAAATGGTCAGAACAATATGGTGATTTTTTCAAGCCCTCTAAGTATTTAGAAGAAAGAGTAGCAAAAGGCATACCTTTG AGCGAGGCTGATTCAGAAAATGCAGCGTCGAGATCCCGACTCTAA